A genomic window from Desulfurobacteriaceae bacterium includes:
- a CDS encoding cytidylate kinase-like family protein → MNRIEDALDILYEDEELALCCERLLPQVEKILEGLDKSLPPFIDGDFFVEIVNLVRDKLLSENKEQLEEKMGIVTVTFELGSGGLELAKKISEKLGYKLVFEEILKETAKRLGVPEWKIEEFNEFKYASSKLSFFDMFQLDKDFIDFSALLGKESQEITFEKFRETLTKVVVSFAVSNNVVIVGHGSACFLREYPNCLHLKVEAPFVDRVRTFAQNYNLSLEEAEKQLRKIDEKEKEFYKDMCDADISSIDLFHLKVNTSKIPVEEAAKLVVDTFKLLVEE, encoded by the coding sequence ATGAACAGAATAGAAGATGCTTTGGATATCCTCTACGAAGATGAAGAGCTTGCTCTGTGCTGTGAGAGACTCCTTCCACAAGTGGAAAAGATCCTAGAAGGACTTGATAAAAGTTTACCACCGTTTATTGACGGAGATTTTTTTGTTGAAATAGTTAATCTAGTTAGAGATAAACTTTTATCGGAAAACAAAGAACAGCTGGAGGAGAAGATGGGAATTGTTACGGTAACTTTTGAACTTGGTTCGGGAGGGCTGGAGTTAGCAAAGAAAATATCTGAAAAGCTCGGATACAAACTTGTGTTTGAAGAAATTTTAAAGGAAACGGCTAAGAGGTTAGGTGTTCCTGAGTGGAAAATAGAAGAATTCAACGAGTTTAAATACGCTTCTTCTAAACTTTCATTTTTTGACATGTTTCAACTGGACAAGGATTTTATAGATTTTAGTGCCCTTTTAGGAAAAGAAAGTCAAGAAATAACCTTCGAGAAGTTTAGAGAGACTTTAACAAAAGTTGTTGTTTCTTTTGCCGTATCAAACAATGTAGTAATAGTAGGACATGGATCTGCTTGCTTTTTAAGGGAATACCCTAACTGCCTTCATCTTAAAGTAGAAGCACCTTTTGTAGACAGGGTAAGAACTTTTGCACAAAATTATAATTTGTCTCTCGAAGAAGCTGAAAAACAATTAAGAAAAATAGACGAGAAAGAGAAGGAGTTCTACAAAGATATGTGTGATGCAGATATTTCTTCAATTGACCTATTCCACCTAAAGGTAAACACATCAAAAATTCCTGTTGAGGAGGCTGCAAAACTTGTAGTAGATACCTTTAAGCTTTTAGTAGAGGAATAG
- a CDS encoding nicotinamidase: MVKITPYDALIIVDVQNDFLPGGSLPVPQGDKVIEPLNRYIELFTLKGRPIFATRDWHPENHISFKENGGLWPKHCVQGTKGSEFPKDLKLPPDAFIINKGERPELEAYSGFQGTILNDLLKERGVKRVFVGGLATDYCVRNTVLGALNLGYTVFFLEDASQGVNINKGDVEKAINEMLLAGAITISLKNVEK; this comes from the coding sequence ATGGTAAAGATAACTCCTTACGATGCCCTAATAATAGTTGACGTTCAAAATGACTTTTTACCGGGAGGTTCCCTTCCTGTTCCACAGGGAGACAAAGTAATAGAACCTCTTAATCGCTATATAGAACTTTTTACTTTAAAAGGAAGACCTATTTTTGCCACAAGAGATTGGCATCCAGAAAATCACATCTCTTTCAAAGAGAACGGGGGGTTATGGCCTAAGCATTGCGTTCAAGGAACAAAAGGATCAGAGTTTCCAAAGGATCTGAAGCTTCCTCCTGATGCTTTCATAATAAATAAAGGAGAAAGACCTGAACTTGAAGCTTACTCTGGATTCCAAGGAACAATACTAAATGATCTTCTTAAAGAAAGAGGAGTAAAGAGAGTTTTTGTTGGTGGGCTTGCTACAGATTACTGTGTAAGAAATACGGTATTGGGAGCACTGAACTTAGGATATACAGTCTTCTTCTTGGAAGATGCTTCCCAAGGGGTTAACATAAACAAAGGTGATGTTGAAAAAGCTATAAATGAAATGCTTCTTGCCGGTGCCATAACGATAAGTCTTAAAAATGTAGAAAAATAA